One Paenarthrobacter aurescens TC1 DNA window includes the following coding sequences:
- a CDS encoding putative lipoprotein gives MVKPGAGVVRSAVVSAGLAASLLLSGCGGTPKMDVTASCEFLNNDTFKPEGNQQQQSKQIAAHYHEIADKLAPEIGNPIKEMAAIMDEAAGSSLGAATQDQQEKLKVQFNKIGEYCK, from the coding sequence ATGGTTAAGCCGGGCGCCGGCGTCGTGCGTTCCGCTGTGGTGTCTGCAGGCTTGGCCGCATCTCTCCTGCTGAGCGGTTGCGGAGGGACGCCAAAGATGGATGTAACAGCCAGCTGCGAATTCCTGAACAACGACACCTTCAAGCCCGAAGGCAACCAGCAGCAGCAATCCAAGCAAATCGCCGCCCACTATCACGAGATCGCGGACAAACTCGCTCCGGAGATCGGAAATCCCATCAAGGAAATGGCCGCGATCATGGACGAAGCAGCGGGTTCATCGCTCGGGGCAGCCACCCAAGACCAGCAGGAGAAGCTCAAGGTGCAGTTCAACAAGATCGGCGAATACTGCAAGTAG
- the ispD gene encoding 2-C-methyl-D-erythritol 4-phosphate cytidylyltransferase (identified by match to protein family HMM PF01128; match to protein family HMM TIGR00453) — MIMSTPSKRAVTAVIVVAAGSGERLGYGMPKAQVPLGGETILMHALRGVVASDVARQICVAVPKGDTALRESISEFTIDLVDGGPEISVVDGGSSRADSVRAAMAALEDGTELVLVHDAARALTPERVFQRVSDALASGAKAVIPTMPVVDTIKTVAETNGSDASIAPEVVTGTAPREQLRAVQTPQGFELAVLRRAHEAAGLFDDKQSAAVTDDAMLVELLGVPVHAVRGASQSLKITTPLDLIIAEGLLEGPLGIRWVEG, encoded by the coding sequence GTGATCATGAGTACTCCTTCCAAGCGCGCCGTCACGGCCGTGATCGTGGTTGCTGCCGGCTCCGGTGAACGCCTCGGCTACGGCATGCCCAAAGCCCAGGTTCCGCTGGGTGGCGAAACCATTTTGATGCATGCCCTTCGCGGTGTGGTTGCCTCTGATGTTGCGCGCCAGATCTGCGTCGCCGTGCCCAAAGGGGACACCGCCCTGCGCGAGTCGATCTCCGAGTTCACTATTGACCTGGTGGACGGCGGCCCCGAGATTTCGGTTGTCGACGGCGGTTCCTCCCGCGCGGATTCCGTCCGGGCCGCCATGGCTGCTTTGGAGGACGGAACGGAACTTGTTCTGGTCCATGACGCCGCCCGCGCCCTGACCCCGGAACGGGTTTTCCAGCGTGTCTCCGACGCCTTGGCCTCCGGCGCTAAGGCCGTCATTCCCACCATGCCGGTGGTGGACACCATCAAGACCGTTGCCGAGACGAACGGCTCAGACGCGTCCATCGCCCCGGAAGTGGTCACGGGAACAGCTCCCCGCGAACAGCTCCGGGCCGTACAGACCCCGCAGGGCTTCGAGCTGGCCGTCCTGCGCAGGGCACACGAAGCGGCCGGGCTGTTCGACGACAAGCAATCCGCAGCTGTCACCGACGACGCCATGCTGGTGGAGCTCCTGGGCGTTCCCGTCCACGCTGTCCGTGGGGCCAGCCAGTCACTCAAGATCACCACGCCCCTGGATCTGATCATTGCCGAAGGCTTGTTGGAAGGTCCCCTGGGAATTCGTTGGGTGGAAGGCTGA
- the cysS gene encoding cysteinyl-tRNA synthetase (identified by match to protein family HMM PF01406; match to protein family HMM TIGR00435), with translation MTLRFYDTASAEVRDFVPLEDGKASVYYCGATVQGMPHVGHVRSAIAFDQLTRWLEFRGLRVTVVRNVTDIDDKILAKSAQSFGPDWDAEPSARQTEEWWALAYRYEQEFENAYESLGVQRPTYEPRATGHIPEMHTLIQRLIDRGHAYPALDDSGDVYFDVRSWSKYGSLTRQNIDDMQGAPDADPRGKRDPRDFALWKGFKDGEPVTAKWESPWGAGRPGWHLECSAMVTKYLGPRFDIHGGGLDLRFPHHENEMAQSQAAGDEFANFWMHNGMVTYEGEKMSKSIGNTVSPAEMLELASPRVVRYYLGQAHYRSILDYRPTSLQEAAAAVERIDGFIHKASSKVGTGAPDVSPQANMPAAFIAAMDDDLNVPQALGVLHETVRAGNTALASGDLEGAKAALYSVLSMTEVLGLDSVKRPEAVQGREHAALEVLIEAQLEARAAARANKDWAASDAIRDTLAAAGVVVEDGADGATWSLKRD, from the coding sequence GTGACCCTGCGCTTCTATGACACCGCCTCCGCCGAAGTCCGCGACTTCGTTCCCCTCGAAGACGGCAAGGCCAGCGTGTACTACTGCGGGGCCACTGTCCAAGGAATGCCGCATGTGGGCCACGTCAGGTCGGCCATCGCCTTCGACCAACTGACCCGCTGGCTCGAATTCCGCGGCCTCCGGGTTACCGTGGTGCGCAACGTCACGGACATCGACGACAAGATACTGGCCAAGTCCGCCCAATCCTTCGGGCCGGACTGGGACGCGGAACCGTCAGCGCGCCAAACCGAAGAGTGGTGGGCCCTGGCGTACCGCTACGAGCAGGAATTCGAGAATGCCTACGAGTCCCTGGGCGTCCAACGGCCCACGTACGAGCCCCGTGCCACTGGCCACATCCCGGAAATGCATACGCTCATCCAGCGGCTCATCGACCGCGGCCATGCCTACCCCGCACTTGACGATTCCGGCGACGTCTACTTCGACGTCCGCTCTTGGAGCAAATACGGCTCGCTGACGCGGCAGAATATTGACGACATGCAGGGCGCGCCCGACGCCGACCCTCGCGGCAAGCGCGATCCGCGCGACTTCGCGTTGTGGAAGGGTTTCAAAGACGGTGAGCCCGTCACTGCCAAGTGGGAGTCCCCATGGGGCGCCGGTCGTCCCGGATGGCACCTCGAGTGCTCCGCCATGGTCACCAAGTACCTGGGCCCACGGTTCGATATCCACGGTGGGGGACTGGACCTTCGCTTCCCGCACCACGAGAACGAGATGGCCCAATCCCAGGCCGCCGGCGACGAGTTCGCCAACTTCTGGATGCACAACGGCATGGTCACCTACGAGGGTGAAAAGATGTCCAAATCCATCGGCAATACGGTGAGCCCGGCCGAGATGCTCGAACTCGCCTCACCCCGCGTGGTTCGCTACTACCTCGGCCAGGCACATTACCGCTCCATCCTCGACTACCGGCCTACCTCGCTGCAGGAGGCCGCCGCCGCCGTCGAGCGCATTGATGGCTTCATCCACAAGGCATCTTCCAAGGTAGGCACGGGCGCGCCAGACGTTTCCCCGCAGGCCAACATGCCCGCGGCTTTCATCGCAGCCATGGACGACGACCTCAACGTTCCCCAAGCCCTGGGTGTGCTGCACGAAACTGTGCGGGCCGGCAACACCGCCCTGGCTTCCGGTGACCTTGAAGGCGCCAAAGCGGCCCTCTACAGTGTTCTTTCCATGACCGAGGTGCTCGGCCTGGATTCAGTCAAGCGTCCGGAAGCTGTCCAAGGACGCGAGCACGCCGCCTTGGAAGTGCTGATCGAAGCTCAACTCGAAGCCCGAGCCGCCGCCCGGGCCAACAAGGACTGGGCCGCGTCCGACGCAATCCGCGACACACTCGCCGCCGCCGGCGTCGTCGTCGAAGATGGTGCGGACGGCGCCACCTGGAGCCTCAAGCGCGACTGA
- a CDS encoding putative CarD-like transcriptional regulator (identified by match to protein family HMM PF02559): MVFEVGETVVYPHHGAAKIEEIKMRTIKGEEKMYLKLKVAQGDLTIEVPAENVDLVGVRDVVGKEGLEHVFDVLRAEFTEEPTNWSRRYKANLEKLASGDVIKVAEVVRDLWRRDHDRGLSAGEKRMLAKARQILISELALAEKTDEEKAASVLDEVLAS, encoded by the coding sequence ATGGTTTTTGAGGTCGGCGAGACAGTAGTTTACCCTCACCACGGTGCAGCAAAAATTGAGGAAATCAAGATGCGCACCATCAAGGGCGAAGAGAAGATGTATCTCAAGCTCAAGGTGGCTCAGGGTGATCTGACCATTGAAGTTCCAGCAGAGAACGTTGACCTTGTTGGGGTCCGGGACGTAGTGGGCAAAGAAGGCTTGGAGCACGTATTTGACGTTCTCCGCGCCGAGTTCACTGAAGAGCCTACCAACTGGTCGCGTCGTTACAAGGCGAACCTGGAGAAGCTTGCTTCGGGCGATGTCATCAAGGTGGCAGAGGTCGTTCGCGATCTTTGGCGTCGTGATCACGATCGCGGCCTTTCCGCAGGTGAGAAGCGGATGCTGGCCAAGGCGCGGCAGATTCTGATTTCAGAACTGGCCCTGGCTGAGAAGACAGACGAAGAGAAGGCCGCAAGCGTTCTCGACGAGGTCTTGGCTTCCTAA
- the ispF gene encoding 2C-methyl-D-erythritol 2,4-cyclodiphosphate synthase (identified by match to protein family HMM PF02542; match to protein family HMM TIGR00151), with product MTQNQNMVLPRTGVGIDVHAFAPEDHPQPLWLGGLFWEGEQGLSGHSDGDCVAHAAADALFSACGIGDLGTHFGTDRPEFAGASGVKLLSEAARIVRAAGFEIGNVAVQFVANRPKFGPRREESQRVLSEAAGAPVSVTATTSDGLGFTGRGEGISAVATALVYPVSAHEVAAAEPGPAKGAPHG from the coding sequence ATGACACAGAACCAGAACATGGTGCTTCCCCGTACCGGCGTTGGCATAGACGTCCATGCGTTCGCCCCCGAAGACCACCCGCAGCCGCTGTGGCTGGGCGGGCTCTTCTGGGAAGGCGAGCAAGGACTTTCAGGGCATTCCGACGGCGATTGCGTCGCCCACGCCGCCGCCGACGCACTCTTCTCCGCATGCGGAATCGGTGACCTGGGCACGCACTTCGGCACGGACCGTCCTGAGTTCGCCGGAGCCTCCGGCGTCAAGCTCCTCAGTGAAGCGGCACGCATTGTGCGCGCCGCAGGCTTCGAGATCGGCAACGTCGCAGTGCAATTCGTGGCTAACCGCCCCAAATTCGGGCCGCGCCGGGAAGAATCCCAGCGGGTCCTCAGCGAGGCCGCAGGTGCGCCGGTCAGCGTCACGGCAACTACCAGCGACGGACTGGGATTCACGGGCCGGGGCGAAGGAATTTCCGCTGTTGCCACAGCCCTCGTTTACCCGGTTTCCGCACATGAGGTGGCGGCAGCCGAGCCGGGTCCCGCGAAAGGTGCGCCTCATGGTTAA
- a CDS encoding putative lipoprotein has protein sequence MNPVQRGKLAIAAAAIGVGLLSVTGCGFVNAQQTTHQYSASDGIKADLGPLQLRNILIVASGENEPGRVIGAVFNTSGTDATLTMSGANGAQTEIPVKANAETYLNDTADAAILSTAGVIPGGLTPITIRSGSDSATVNVPVVDGTLPEYAKYLPTTPTPTATPTSTATSSEAPAAGH, from the coding sequence ATGAACCCTGTCCAGCGCGGCAAGCTGGCAATTGCGGCGGCTGCAATCGGCGTCGGTCTTCTGTCCGTCACCGGCTGTGGATTCGTCAACGCCCAGCAGACTACCCACCAATACTCGGCATCGGACGGGATCAAAGCTGATCTCGGTCCCCTGCAGTTGCGCAACATCCTGATTGTTGCGTCGGGCGAGAACGAGCCCGGCCGCGTCATCGGCGCCGTCTTCAACACCTCCGGCACCGACGCCACCCTCACCATGAGCGGTGCCAACGGAGCCCAGACCGAAATCCCGGTCAAGGCCAACGCGGAGACGTACCTGAATGACACCGCGGATGCAGCGATCCTCAGCACCGCGGGTGTCATCCCCGGCGGCCTGACCCCGATCACCATCCGCAGTGGATCCGACTCCGCTACGGTCAACGTCCCCGTGGTTGACGGCACCCTGCCCGAGTACGCCAAGTACCTGCCCACCACGCCGACCCCGACGGCAACGCCGACGTCCACAGCTACGTCCTCGGAGGCCCCGGCCGCCGGACACTAG